A single genomic interval of Chitinophaga sp. 180180018-3 harbors:
- a CDS encoding DUF5009 domain-containing protein has product MNQRNHSLDALRGLAIFGMILAGSIAFGILPAWMYHAQEPPPAHEFNPALPGISWVDLVFPFFLFSMGAAIPLSLKKKIAAGSNFPVIMLAAAKRFVLLVFFALFSRQMTAAGLHQQPRSIDYGLSLLAFVLLFLQFFQPPAGNIIWRVLKAGAWLLAGTLICTLPFESGKGFSLYNSDIIILILANVSFAGTLWWYVTRQHPLWRMALLPLLAGIYLSGTQPGNWCYELLHWSPVPWLYNSTYLKYLFILLPGTLAGDWMLEYSTRGPLQATRPLYGLGCCAALVLIANVCLLFSRHTTINFFVTVAGLISCFIILQKNTQQVPRLLLLFLQSGTYLVLLGLCFEAFEGGIKKDPATFSYYFVSAGLAFLVLIIFYALQHSYAGRGIIHYLSLAGRNPMVAYVGGNLLLLPLLYLTGTMSVFEAMAHQPWSGVLRGFLFTGMVSGLAAWMAARQWYWKT; this is encoded by the coding sequence ATGAATCAACGTAATCACAGTCTGGATGCCCTGAGAGGCCTCGCCATTTTCGGAATGATATTAGCCGGCAGTATTGCTTTCGGCATATTGCCGGCATGGATGTACCATGCGCAGGAGCCGCCTCCTGCGCATGAATTCAATCCTGCGTTACCGGGTATCAGCTGGGTGGATCTGGTGTTTCCTTTCTTTCTGTTTAGCATGGGAGCCGCCATTCCGCTGTCGTTGAAAAAGAAAATAGCTGCAGGCAGCAACTTTCCGGTCATTATGCTGGCGGCAGCCAAACGCTTTGTATTGCTGGTGTTCTTTGCCCTGTTTTCCCGGCAGATGACGGCAGCAGGGCTGCATCAACAGCCGCGGAGCATAGACTACGGGTTATCGTTGCTGGCATTTGTGTTGCTATTTCTCCAGTTCTTTCAGCCACCTGCAGGTAATATTATCTGGCGTGTGCTGAAAGCAGGGGCATGGCTGCTGGCGGGTACGCTCATTTGTACGTTGCCTTTTGAAAGCGGTAAAGGATTTTCTCTATACAACAGCGATATCATTATTCTCATACTGGCGAATGTTTCGTTTGCAGGTACCTTGTGGTGGTATGTTACAAGGCAGCATCCGTTATGGCGCATGGCGTTGTTGCCTTTACTGGCTGGTATTTATCTCAGTGGTACACAGCCGGGTAACTGGTGCTATGAATTATTGCATTGGTCGCCCGTACCCTGGTTGTATAACAGTACCTATTTAAAGTATCTTTTTATTTTGTTGCCCGGAACGCTTGCGGGCGACTGGATGCTGGAATACAGTACCAGAGGCCCGCTTCAGGCAACGCGCCCGTTATATGGCCTGGGTTGCTGTGCTGCCCTGGTGCTGATCGCAAATGTGTGTCTGCTGTTCAGCCGGCATACTACCATCAATTTTTTTGTGACAGTGGCGGGTCTGATAAGCTGTTTTATTATCTTACAAAAAAATACACAACAGGTACCCCGTTTATTACTGCTTTTCCTGCAGTCCGGTACTTATCTTGTGCTGTTGGGACTATGCTTTGAAGCCTTTGAAGGGGGAATAAAGAAAGATCCTGCCACGTTTAGCTACTACTTTGTTTCGGCGGGTTTGGCATTCCTTGTACTAATCATTTTTTATGCCCTGCAACATAGCTATGCCGGCAGGGGTATCATCCATTATCTGTCGCTCGCCGGCCGGAATCCCATGGTAGCCTATGTTGGCGGCAACCTGTTATTGCTGCCGCTGCTATACCTGACAGGCACTATGTCCGTCTTTGAAGCGATGGCTCATCAGCCCTGGAGCGGCGTGTTAAGGGGATTTTTATTTACAGGGATGGTGTCCGGCCTGGCGGCCTGGATGGCCGCCAGACAATGGTACTGGAAAACTTAA
- a CDS encoding glycoside hydrolase family 2 TIM barrel-domain containing protein: MNMKNSRKKLIGYLLQYLFLLMFISAGSSAQSRIPLRQTLDLNSNWAFCQQDVPDAAATDFDDSSWEGVSIPHVMGITPKHNGGGKVYQGTGWYRRHFTAPVRWDGHRLYLSFEGVQMDCEIYLNGEKLGEHHGGYMGFGLDISGKVRFGKSNILAVKVSNLDNPHTPPGKKMLTLDFNYYGGIYRNVSLSITHPLHISDELEANKIAGGGIFILSKNVSREKAALLVNTQVVNAGSQATKTMLLTKLIDKSGRVVASAQQTIIINGKANTTFRQQLNIIKPFLWHPDHPYLYQLESVVYDGKMPIDKRITPTGIRTISFTSPDGKADGFYINGEKLYLRGANRHQVYPYVGDAAPASMQYRDALQLKKGGFNAVRAAHYPSSPDFLRACDELGLLVIECQPGWQYYSNDSTFKTRTFRDIRQMIRRDRNHPSVFLWETSLNESPTPASWMQEAVRIAHEEMPGDQMFTADDYNQRSRDHYDVFYKLVNPDMTDPAPGKPSLTREWGDTWVADAAKENGLRASRKYTARGLINQCILRQQALNGETSEEHGGYWDHARLDANPRIGGYFVWSYNDYTRGSDPVTAFSGVVDMDRYEKFSYYQLQSMQSARNKAYGPMIFIASYNNLPDMDSTIVVFSNCDTVMLYRNNKPVGMKTRSANAVTAPFVAAKGGSPLYAFPLGSYEPGILRAEGWLDGKLVCKHTISTPKTARQLEISIPEPTLQPVADGSDMIPVYIKVCDENNTIVTNTEAGQSYEIKLHVTGAGYLAGGNIPSAEIAVQHTEGGIGYALIKTADMPGDIRISAECKGLKGAVKIIKTRARTTQIVPDAPHSKWVRDYERTYSKSTAKTSQDSMQQEILLKDATIVINDLVNPPGAASLTDGNNFSGWTAPSDAFPLAITLHLGKTYSLTGNQVFWGKDSDWYTYRVETSADGVTWTVVSADKLSSGQDYKPVPFNRQHVQHVRYVITGIKPESSRVAVKEILLFGTPEH; this comes from the coding sequence ATGAACATGAAAAATTCACGAAAGAAATTAATCGGCTATTTGTTGCAGTATCTTTTTCTGCTGATGTTTATATCCGCCGGAAGTAGTGCACAGTCTCGTATTCCGTTAAGACAAACGCTGGACCTGAACAGCAATTGGGCATTTTGCCAGCAGGATGTCCCGGATGCTGCCGCCACAGATTTCGACGACTCCTCCTGGGAAGGTGTCAGCATTCCTCATGTAATGGGGATTACGCCTAAACATAACGGGGGAGGCAAAGTATATCAGGGAACAGGCTGGTATCGCCGCCATTTCACTGCGCCTGTACGTTGGGATGGCCACCGGCTTTACCTTTCGTTTGAAGGCGTTCAGATGGATTGCGAAATATATCTGAACGGAGAAAAACTGGGCGAGCACCACGGAGGATATATGGGATTTGGTCTGGACATCTCCGGCAAAGTACGCTTCGGCAAATCAAATATACTGGCAGTGAAAGTTTCCAACCTCGACAATCCACATACACCGCCGGGCAAGAAAATGCTGACACTGGATTTTAACTACTATGGGGGCATCTATAGAAATGTATCCCTCTCTATTACTCATCCGTTGCACATCTCTGATGAATTGGAAGCTAACAAAATTGCAGGAGGCGGTATATTTATTTTGAGTAAAAATGTATCCCGCGAAAAAGCAGCACTGCTGGTAAATACACAGGTAGTTAACGCCGGCTCACAGGCAACTAAAACCATGCTGCTTACAAAGTTGATCGACAAAAGCGGCCGGGTAGTAGCTTCCGCACAACAAACCATCATCATAAACGGAAAAGCAAACACCACTTTCAGGCAACAACTTAATATTATAAAACCATTTCTCTGGCATCCGGACCATCCTTATTTGTATCAGTTGGAATCAGTTGTATATGACGGTAAAATGCCGATCGATAAACGCATTACTCCAACCGGTATCCGTACTATTTCATTTACATCGCCGGATGGAAAAGCGGACGGCTTTTATATTAACGGAGAAAAGTTATACCTGAGAGGAGCAAACCGGCACCAGGTATACCCCTACGTAGGAGATGCGGCGCCAGCTTCCATGCAATACAGGGATGCCTTGCAGCTCAAAAAAGGCGGGTTCAATGCAGTGCGCGCAGCGCATTATCCATCGTCGCCGGATTTCCTGCGTGCATGCGACGAACTGGGACTGCTTGTTATCGAATGCCAGCCTGGCTGGCAATATTATAGCAATGACAGTACTTTCAAGACACGAACATTCCGTGATATCAGGCAAATGATTCGTCGCGACCGGAATCATCCTTCCGTATTCCTTTGGGAAACATCGCTGAACGAATCGCCTACACCTGCCAGCTGGATGCAGGAAGCCGTACGGATAGCGCATGAAGAAATGCCAGGCGATCAGATGTTTACTGCTGATGACTATAACCAACGCAGCCGTGATCATTATGACGTTTTCTATAAACTCGTCAATCCGGATATGACAGATCCCGCTCCCGGCAAGCCTTCGCTCACCCGCGAATGGGGTGATACCTGGGTGGCCGATGCGGCAAAAGAAAATGGGCTCCGCGCCTCCAGGAAATATACTGCCCGTGGCCTGATCAATCAATGCATACTCCGTCAGCAGGCACTGAACGGCGAAACCAGCGAAGAACACGGCGGATACTGGGATCATGCCCGGCTGGATGCAAACCCTCGCATCGGCGGATACTTCGTATGGAGCTACAACGACTATACCCGCGGCAGCGATCCGGTAACTGCTTTCAGCGGCGTAGTAGATATGGACCGGTACGAAAAGTTCAGTTATTATCAGCTGCAATCCATGCAATCGGCGCGGAACAAAGCTTACGGCCCCATGATATTCATCGCCAGCTACAATAACCTGCCGGATATGGATTCTACCATCGTTGTTTTTTCCAACTGCGACACCGTGATGTTATATCGCAATAACAAACCTGTTGGTATGAAAACGCGCTCCGCTAATGCGGTTACCGCACCATTTGTTGCGGCCAAAGGAGGAAGTCCCCTATATGCGTTCCCGTTAGGCAGCTACGAGCCGGGCATACTACGTGCGGAAGGATGGCTGGATGGAAAGCTGGTTTGCAAACACACCATCAGTACTCCGAAAACAGCGAGGCAATTAGAAATTTCAATACCCGAACCCACACTACAGCCTGTGGCCGACGGATCAGACATGATCCCCGTATATATCAAAGTATGTGATGAAAATAACACTATTGTCACCAATACCGAAGCAGGACAATCCTATGAAATCAAACTCCATGTTACGGGGGCCGGTTATCTTGCAGGCGGTAATATTCCTTCAGCAGAAATTGCTGTACAACATACCGAAGGGGGCATTGGATATGCCCTGATAAAAACCGCTGATATGCCGGGCGATATCAGGATCTCAGCCGAATGTAAAGGTTTGAAAGGCGCCGTAAAAATCATAAAAACCCGGGCCCGCACTACGCAAATAGTACCAGATGCCCCCCATTCGAAATGGGTGCGTGACTATGAACGTACTTATTCCAAATCTACGGCGAAAACCAGCCAGGACAGTATGCAGCAAGAAATCCTGTTGAAAGATGCAACGATCGTTATTAATGATCTGGTTAATCCGCCGGGCGCCGCCAGTTTAACAGACGGTAATAATTTCAGCGGCTGGACTGCGCCCAGTGACGCATTTCCACTGGCGATCACACTTCACCTCGGCAAAACTTATTCGTTAACAGGAAACCAGGTTTTCTGGGGAAAAGACAGCGACTGGTACACTTACAGGGTAGAAACTTCGGCGGATGGAGTAACGTGGACGGTTGTAAGCGCTGATAAATTGTCAAGCGGACAAGATTACAAGCCAGTACCATTTAATCGTCAGCATGTACAACATGTGCGCTATGTTATTACTGGTATTAAACCCGAAAGTAGTCGTGTAGCAGTAAAGGAAATATTACTATTTGGTACGCCGGAACATTGA
- a CDS encoding sodium:solute symporter family protein, with product MSLDISIIFLYLAIIVGLGFWISKKASKNIQSYFLGDNNIKWYWLGFSNSSGMFDVSGTAFYVALLFVYGFKAAWLPWLWPIWNQIFVMVFLAIWIRRSNAMTGADWIIKRFGDERGGRLAHIIVVLFAIVSVIGFIGYVFVGIGKFAGSILPWDLSNPLLSSQQTYAVIIVTLTTLYTVKGGMYSVVATEVLQYGILLVSCVLVVAYAVHDVDYVSLHQRLPEGWSHFWPTWKLDVNWNDSFPQANQKINADGFTWFGALVMMMIAKGVFSSLAGPVPGFDMQRILSARKPKEAAMLTGFTNLVLYIPLFMMVSALTLIGINYFMAELKAQQQPDFEVILSKVVGGYLPAGVRGVVLAGLLASFMSTFSAFVNAAPAYLVNDFYKKYFRPNEAPGHYVKWSYFTSVAVIVTGCIFGLFANSLSSLTLWISSALYGGYAAANVLKWIWWRFNGYGYFAGMLTGLISATFVPQLMAYLATNWFPEYAGLFGSGIGTLISFFVILVFSMTGSILGCLLTPAPGRDTLTAFYMDTRPWGWWKPVVAWAKKTDPGFMPNQQLKWDIFNILTGICWQMSMVIMPICFVFGYFGKGFLSMGVWIVCMITLKFTWYDRLHITAGESPAPARVHHIAAAAENINTEN from the coding sequence ATGTCACTGGATATCTCTATCATCTTCCTTTACCTCGCCATCATAGTAGGGCTGGGATTCTGGATCTCAAAGAAAGCTTCCAAAAATATACAGTCTTATTTTTTGGGAGATAATAACATAAAGTGGTACTGGCTGGGATTCAGTAACAGCAGCGGCATGTTTGATGTCAGCGGTACGGCTTTCTATGTGGCGTTATTATTTGTGTATGGTTTCAAGGCGGCGTGGCTGCCCTGGCTATGGCCTATCTGGAATCAGATTTTTGTAATGGTGTTTCTGGCCATCTGGATACGGCGGAGCAACGCCATGACCGGAGCCGATTGGATCATCAAACGTTTCGGTGATGAGCGTGGTGGCAGGCTGGCACATATTATTGTAGTGTTGTTTGCGATCGTGAGTGTAATCGGGTTTATAGGATATGTGTTTGTTGGGATCGGAAAATTTGCGGGCAGCATATTGCCCTGGGATCTGAGTAATCCGCTGCTGAGCAGCCAGCAAACCTATGCGGTGATCATTGTAACGCTGACAACCCTGTATACCGTGAAAGGTGGTATGTACAGCGTGGTGGCAACAGAGGTGTTGCAATATGGCATCCTGCTGGTGAGTTGTGTTTTGGTGGTGGCTTATGCGGTGCACGATGTGGATTATGTTTCGCTGCATCAGCGGCTGCCTGAAGGCTGGAGCCATTTCTGGCCTACCTGGAAACTGGATGTGAACTGGAACGATTCGTTCCCACAGGCCAATCAGAAAATAAACGCCGATGGCTTTACCTGGTTTGGTGCGCTGGTGATGATGATGATTGCAAAAGGCGTGTTTTCCAGTTTGGCTGGCCCTGTACCAGGATTTGATATGCAACGTATCCTCAGTGCGCGCAAGCCGAAAGAAGCAGCGATGCTTACCGGCTTCACCAACCTGGTACTGTATATTCCGTTGTTTATGATGGTAAGTGCATTGACGCTGATCGGGATCAATTATTTTATGGCTGAATTGAAAGCGCAGCAGCAGCCCGACTTTGAAGTGATACTCAGCAAAGTGGTAGGCGGTTATCTGCCTGCCGGAGTGAGAGGCGTTGTGCTTGCTGGCTTGCTGGCATCTTTCATGAGTACTTTTTCTGCATTTGTAAATGCAGCGCCAGCGTACCTGGTGAATGATTTCTACAAAAAATATTTCAGGCCCAATGAAGCACCCGGACATTATGTGAAATGGAGCTATTTCACTTCCGTGGCGGTAATCGTTACCGGCTGCATTTTTGGCCTGTTTGCAAATTCATTGAGCTCACTCACCTTGTGGATTTCTTCAGCGCTATATGGCGGCTATGCCGCAGCCAACGTACTGAAGTGGATATGGTGGCGCTTTAATGGATACGGTTATTTTGCAGGTATGCTCACCGGGCTTATCTCTGCTACATTTGTACCGCAGCTGATGGCGTATCTGGCTACTAACTGGTTCCCGGAATATGCCGGCCTGTTTGGCAGTGGTATCGGCACGCTGATCTCCTTCTTCGTTATTCTCGTATTTTCTATGACGGGCAGCATCCTCGGATGTTTGCTGACCCCGGCTCCGGGCCGCGACACGCTGACTGCCTTTTATATGGATACCCGTCCCTGGGGCTGGTGGAAGCCTGTAGTTGCCTGGGCAAAGAAAACAGATCCCGGGTTTATGCCTAACCAACAGCTGAAATGGGATATCTTCAATATACTGACAGGTATCTGCTGGCAGATGAGTATGGTGATTATGCCGATATGTTTTGTATTCGGTTATTTCGGGAAAGGCTTCCTGTCGATGGGAGTATGGATTGTTTGCATGATTACGCTGAAGTTCACCTGGTACGACCGGCTGCATATCACAGCAGGGGAGAGCCCGGCGCCTGCACGCGTACATCATATCGCGGCTGCTGCCGAAAATATAAACACAGAAAATTAG
- a CDS encoding GDSL-type esterase/lipase family protein, translated as MRKKLLILYCTLLAAGQLQAQDSTYHNYLYDSRTAYFRQLPVARKPIVFFGDSITQWGDWCEFFGKANILNRGIAGDNTNGLLARVDEVTRHQPKQLFILVGTNDINKKMPADAIVHNYRRIIDAVKKASPATKIYVQSVLPINNDLIGRQYYNGTNEQIQFLNEGLHQLAADMKVTYLDIYHQLLDNSGQLEAGYTYDGLHLSGKGYLRWVKALTPNF; from the coding sequence ATGCGAAAGAAATTACTGATATTGTATTGTACGCTACTGGCCGCAGGACAACTGCAGGCACAGGATTCTACCTATCACAATTACCTGTACGACAGCCGTACAGCATATTTCCGCCAGCTGCCGGTGGCGCGTAAACCAATTGTTTTTTTTGGAGACAGTATTACGCAGTGGGGCGACTGGTGTGAGTTCTTCGGGAAGGCTAACATCCTGAACCGCGGCATTGCCGGCGACAATACCAATGGGTTGCTCGCCAGAGTGGATGAAGTGACGCGGCATCAGCCAAAGCAATTATTCATTCTTGTTGGCACTAACGACATCAATAAAAAAATGCCGGCCGACGCGATCGTACATAATTACCGGCGCATCATTGACGCCGTAAAAAAGGCATCTCCTGCAACAAAGATATATGTACAAAGCGTGCTGCCCATCAACAACGATCTGATAGGCAGGCAATACTATAACGGCACCAACGAACAAATCCAGTTCCTCAATGAAGGGCTGCATCAGCTGGCAGCCGATATGAAAGTCACTTACCTCGATATCTATCACCAGCTGTTGGATAACTCCGGTCAGCTGGAAGCAGGATATACTTACGACGGGTTGCATTTATCGGGTAAAGGATATTTGAGATGGGTGAAAGCTTTAACTCCTAATTTTTAA
- a CDS encoding family 10 glycosylhydrolase, whose translation MKNLSVISALLLLLAIGCKKKNDVAPPVDTGGEGTDTLLPGGKKEAIVWIDLNANVFGTYGRFNDTAAIRKTIDTLQSVGITSLVVDVKESSGHTVFQSAYTSKVGSHNGKTLPPGVDYLDFMLKTAKARNMKVYASVMTFVEGDLDTQTGAVFEDATFKNKYQSVVCDVTGKRVPITTTGRPGFVNPAYPEVQDRIINILKEIVTKYPVDGVILDYARYANIDADFSDYSKTQFVQYLKSTFNDPSANYMMFPGDVVSLWKSENGQTVPAVTGKYYKRWLAYRMSVIYNFVKKAHAAIKAARADALFGAYVGGWYGDYYPVGVNWASNQYDPFNDQRLRMDWAYPQTKDYGYADELGILMTGNYYSQIMLADNPATAGLTYHWWSLEGSLNGGRYVTKGRVPLVGGIDAGNTDWNNKTDIRKAIKLILSKTSGVMIFDLVHIYAPQYNKLQQPLWDEVKAGLAQ comes from the coding sequence ATGAAAAATTTATCCGTAATATCTGCTCTCTTACTCTTACTGGCAATTGGCTGTAAGAAAAAGAATGATGTAGCGCCACCGGTAGATACCGGTGGGGAAGGTACCGATACGCTGCTGCCTGGCGGCAAAAAAGAAGCGATCGTGTGGATCGATCTGAACGCTAATGTATTCGGCACTTATGGCCGTTTTAATGATACCGCTGCCATCCGCAAAACAATCGATACGTTGCAGTCGGTCGGTATCACTTCGCTGGTGGTGGATGTGAAAGAATCGTCGGGCCATACTGTCTTCCAAAGCGCCTATACCAGCAAGGTGGGCAGCCACAATGGGAAAACGCTGCCACCGGGAGTGGATTATCTCGACTTCATGCTGAAAACAGCCAAAGCCCGCAACATGAAAGTATATGCTTCCGTGATGACATTCGTGGAAGGAGACCTGGATACACAAACCGGCGCCGTATTCGAGGACGCAACGTTTAAGAATAAGTATCAGTCGGTAGTCTGCGATGTGACAGGCAAGCGCGTTCCCATCACAACTACCGGTCGCCCTGGTTTCGTGAATCCCGCCTATCCCGAAGTGCAGGACCGTATCATCAATATCCTGAAAGAGATCGTTACCAAATATCCGGTAGATGGTGTTATACTGGACTATGCCCGTTACGCGAACATAGATGCTGATTTCTCGGACTATAGTAAAACACAGTTCGTGCAGTACCTGAAATCGACCTTCAATGATCCGAGTGCCAATTATATGATGTTCCCGGGAGATGTGGTATCGTTGTGGAAAAGCGAAAACGGGCAAACTGTGCCGGCTGTTACCGGCAAGTATTATAAACGCTGGCTGGCGTACCGGATGAGCGTGATCTACAACTTTGTAAAAAAGGCACATGCTGCCATAAAGGCTGCAAGGGCCGATGCTTTGTTTGGCGCCTACGTAGGTGGCTGGTATGGTGATTATTACCCGGTAGGCGTGAACTGGGCCAGCAATCAGTATGATCCGTTCAATGATCAGCGCCTGCGCATGGATTGGGCTTATCCGCAAACAAAAGACTATGGCTATGCCGACGAGTTGGGCATACTCATGACAGGTAATTACTATTCCCAGATTATGCTGGCTGATAATCCGGCCACAGCAGGATTAACGTATCACTGGTGGAGCCTGGAGGGTTCGTTGAATGGTGGCCGTTATGTTACTAAAGGCAGGGTGCCGCTGGTGGGCGGTATTGACGCGGGGAATACCGACTGGAATAATAAAACAGATATCCGCAAGGCGATTAAGCTGATTCTTTCCAAAACTTCCGGTGTGATGATATTTGACCTGGTACATATCTACGCGCCACAATACAACAAGCTGCAGCAGCCATTATGGGACGAAGTGAAAGCGGGGTTGGCGCAATAA
- a CDS encoding IS4 family transposase, giving the protein MSKGIYFTGQPIFSQLLSFIPRPLVNKLAIHYQADRCCKRFKTYDHLVTLLYSIINQCSSLREVTTGMLAWEHRLAHLGITHPPRRSTISDASIRRGTKVFEAIYLELLKRYGQFLPDSRPAKLASKLYLFDSTTISLFQQILKGAGKSDMDGRRKGGIKVHTLMRSDQDVPCMVRFSAAAKADVSFLKKVVLPAGSILVFDKGYRDYSAYNTLDEGAITWITRNIDSSIHTIIEDRPISESQVNKGVLADREIELGHNHNKKNAKVKARLITYKDKKSGHIFEFITNDFHLKPATIADCYHKRWQIELLFKRLKQNYPLRYFLGDSPNAIKIQIWCVMIADLILKVISSNYKCKWSFSNLVSMVRLHMMTYMNLKAFITAAEKSLLDRFNQYKAKDSPLLLFAT; this is encoded by the coding sequence ATGAGTAAAGGTATATATTTTACCGGACAGCCGATATTTAGTCAGTTACTTTCTTTTATTCCCAGACCGCTGGTGAACAAATTAGCCATTCACTATCAGGCAGATCGTTGCTGTAAGCGATTCAAGACCTATGATCATCTGGTGACGCTACTTTACAGTATAATTAATCAGTGTAGCTCCTTGCGGGAGGTTACTACAGGCATGCTGGCCTGGGAGCACCGACTAGCCCATCTGGGCATCACCCATCCGCCCAGAAGGAGTACTATTTCTGATGCCAGTATACGTAGAGGTACAAAAGTTTTTGAAGCCATCTACCTGGAACTATTAAAGCGGTATGGACAATTTTTACCGGACAGCCGGCCGGCAAAACTGGCATCAAAACTTTATCTGTTTGATTCTACCACTATCAGCCTGTTTCAGCAGATATTAAAAGGGGCAGGTAAATCTGATATGGATGGAAGACGCAAAGGCGGTATTAAAGTACACACTTTAATGAGAAGCGATCAGGATGTACCCTGTATGGTTAGATTCAGCGCTGCTGCCAAAGCTGATGTTTCCTTTCTTAAAAAAGTGGTGTTACCTGCCGGGTCAATCCTGGTATTTGATAAAGGATACAGAGACTATAGTGCTTATAACACTTTGGATGAAGGAGCCATTACATGGATAACCCGTAACATCGATAGTTCCATTCATACAATTATCGAAGATCGTCCCATCAGTGAGTCGCAGGTAAACAAGGGGGTTTTAGCTGACCGGGAAATTGAGTTAGGACATAATCATAATAAAAAAAATGCTAAGGTAAAGGCCCGACTTATTACTTATAAGGACAAAAAAAGCGGCCATATCTTTGAATTTATAACTAATGATTTTCATCTCAAACCTGCTACTATAGCTGATTGTTATCATAAAAGGTGGCAGATTGAATTATTATTTAAGCGGCTAAAGCAAAATTATCCCCTTAGATACTTTCTGGGAGATAGCCCCAATGCTATTAAAATACAAATCTGGTGTGTAATGATTGCTGATCTTATTCTTAAAGTAATCAGCTCTAACTACAAATGCAAATGGTCCTTTTCTAATCTGGTTAGTATGGTCAGGCTACATATGATGACTTATATGAACCTTAAAGCCTTTATCACGGCGGCCGAAAAAAGCCTTTTAGACAGGTTCAATCAGTATAAAGCTAAAGATTCTCCGCTTTTGCTATTTGCCACATAG
- a CDS encoding DUF4434 domain-containing protein yields the protein MKITGTFLDEISHDIPHQNWGRAEWRKDFEHMKAIGIDTVILIRGGYRRFITWPSAYLMKTYGCYKPPVDLVQLFLELADEFGMNFYFGLYDSGMYWDTGDMQHEIDSNRFVIDEVWQKYGHHRSFKGWYLSMEISRKTKGAAAAFRTLGLQCKQVSNGLPTLISPWIDGKKAVMAASSALTKEDAVSLKEHEKEWSEIFDGIRGAVDAVAFQDGHIDYSELEDFFRVNKTMADKYGLQCWTNAESFDRDMPIKFLPIKFEKLRLKLEAARKAGYDKAITFEFSHFMSPQSAYLQAGHLYNRYREYMETF from the coding sequence ATGAAAATTACCGGAACTTTCCTGGATGAGATCAGCCACGACATTCCTCATCAGAACTGGGGCCGCGCCGAGTGGCGGAAAGATTTTGAGCACATGAAGGCTATTGGTATCGATACCGTAATACTGATCCGTGGCGGTTATCGCAGGTTTATCACCTGGCCATCGGCTTACCTGATGAAAACTTATGGCTGTTACAAACCACCGGTAGACCTGGTGCAGTTGTTCCTGGAGCTGGCCGATGAATTCGGCATGAACTTCTATTTCGGATTATACGACAGCGGCATGTACTGGGATACAGGCGATATGCAGCACGAGATAGACAGTAATCGTTTTGTGATCGATGAAGTTTGGCAGAAATATGGCCACCACCGCAGTTTTAAAGGATGGTACCTGAGCATGGAGATCAGTCGTAAAACGAAAGGAGCAGCTGCGGCTTTCCGTACGTTGGGCCTGCAATGTAAACAGGTGAGCAATGGCCTGCCCACATTAATATCGCCGTGGATAGACGGAAAGAAAGCCGTGATGGCAGCATCATCCGCACTTACCAAAGAAGATGCCGTATCACTGAAGGAACATGAAAAGGAGTGGAGCGAAATATTCGATGGCATCCGCGGAGCCGTAGATGCAGTGGCATTCCAGGACGGACATATCGATTACAGTGAGCTGGAAGATTTCTTCCGTGTGAACAAGACGATGGCTGATAAGTATGGATTGCAATGCTGGACAAATGCGGAAAGCTTTGACCGGGATATGCCCATTAAATTCCTGCCTATCAAATTCGAAAAGCTGCGGCTTAAGTTGGAAGCGGCCCGCAAAGCGGGATATGATAAAGCAATTACGTTTGAGTTCTCCCATTTTATGAGCCCACAATCGGCATATTTGCAGGCGGGGCATCTTTATAACAGGTATCGGGAATACATGGAAACGTTTTAA